Part of the Caretta caretta isolate rCarCar2 chromosome 7, rCarCar1.hap1, whole genome shotgun sequence genome is shown below.
CTCTTTGCCCTATTGTGGATACAGCTTTTAGAAGACACTATCACATCCATTCTTTTCTTTGTTCTAACTAATCTGCACTTTAATTTTGGGTTCCTTTTATAGGACAGCTGAGAATGTGTGACTTGATTTATTTTCCCTATAACCTTCATCACTTTGAATGCCTTGCTAATGTCCCTGCTACTACTCCAGTGTAAAGAATTCTTAgcttttcagttgcttttaaacTAATTAAAAGGCAGCCATTTTCTATTAGAAGCACACAAAGTTAAAACATTTGCCAAATGGAAAATAAAGTCAATAGAGAGTACAATATTTTCCATGTGTGTTGCACtggagaatgaaaacaaattataCTATAACTGGTAATTGACCATGCTCTTCCTTTTTTGCTAATATTAAACAACTTGTATTTAACATTATTATGTTTAAAAGTAACAAAGCAAAATTTTAAATATAGGAAATCCCTTAAGATAGTAAAAAGTATTATGACAGCCCAGTCATGCAGCATAATATAGGTGGGCCTAAGCTTGCTGTTCCAGGGTTCTTTGATTTAAACAAGAAGATGCTTGTCACATTAATTTTGTATAAGATATTTAATTACCTTCAGAGTATTTTGTTCTTCAGTGAACATTCTTTTATATAGGAAAAAAACTGAAGTTAATAGCACTCAGGTCATAACTCAgaggtacatttaaaaaaaaaaaatctggtttaagTATCAGGCTATACTTGGAAATTCCTGGAGTTCACTTGTCACAATATCTGTCATGTTGCCTACaagaagggtttttaaaaaaaaattaaaaatctaataTAACAGAACCATCAAGATGTGTATATGCCTTACTGTCTAACTGCTTAATCTTATTGTTGTAACCCTTCTGCTTCCtccatcttcccctcccaccttttaatccatttatttatTGATGACCTTCACTTTTTGTGGTGTCTGAAATTTCAATCGTGAAACTCATCTGAACCAATGCAGTCTGTTTCCTCCAAAGTGCATTGCACAATTATAAGTGATCAAAGTAATATGTAATGCTAACACTAATGGTGGTGTGTTTTTAGTTTGTATAATtggcttgttttatttaaaaatcataaaagagATAGGAAAACTTATTAAATGTACACACACAAGGTCCCTTTGGAATGGATACAGCTTGCATATTTAGGCCATTCATATCTTTTTTGTTTACCAAAAAAGGTTTGTTTATTTAATACAGAAACCTTTTAAGTTGTTACACTGTCAATTTTGTTGCTGCAGGTAATGTCATGTGAAAGTAGATGAGTGGTCACCAACCCATCAATCGCGATCGACTGGCCAATCCTGGAGTCTCGGCCAGTCGATCGTGATctccaggctgctaaaagtctggcagcACATTGGGGCTCAGAGGctagctgctggcacatctctgtggcCCTGGGAAGTAGGGGAGAGGTGAGgcggctccgcacactgccccctcccccagcactgtccccattggctggttcccacTTGCAGGCGCGAGCAGTGCACGGAGACCTGCTGCTCCCACCCACAGGGGCTGCATGCAGAGATTTCCGGGAGCAGTATGGGGCCATAGCAGGCAGGTagcttgcctgagccctgctatTCCGCCAGCCGGGAGCCGCCGCCTGTGGTAAGCACTTaccagccggagcctgcaccacacactctctcctgcaccccagcccagagctccctcccagacctcACACCCCCTTACAGACCCCAAACccgtgtcccagcccagagccccctcctacacccaaactacctcccagagcttgcacccctcactcctgttCTTCTTTCCTTACATGGATCATGGGTTCCTGAAACTACCTTTGTTCTTATACTGCCACCTACTTAAAATGCTTCAAGATCATGTGGTGAAAGTTGGTGTCATTCAACTAATTGAATATCTGGTATAAATTATTATACCCAAAAAGACTGATTATGAGCCATGTTGTTGTGCACTGATTTTTATATTCCATTTACCACCTGTTTTGGCATGCAAGTCTAAGTATGCAGTATCTGACAGATCTTGAATACTCTGCCATTCAAGGCAGCTATGATGCTGTCAATTGATTAACACATTGTATGTCGATAGAGTGATTGTCTTTTTGTTGAGTTTATGCTGTAGTGTATAGCGTAAGGGAGTCACTGAGTTAATTAGCTCTGTGGCAGTACAACAGTACCTACAACCTGGATCCATATAATGGCTTTGTGATTAATTTACAGTTGGTATATTCAGGTGGGTGAGATAGCAAGCTCTGAAATTCTTGCACACATAGTAAACTACTGctttctgtgtaagctcaaaagcttgtgtctctcaccaacataagttagtccaataaaagatgttacctcgcTCACCTTGACTTTCTGTTTCAGAAAGTATTCTTCCCAACTGTGTTGTTCTGAATGCTGTAACAGCTTCTGTGTGTGGGACAGgggatgtattttattttttcaccagTTCTCTGAACActttcttttctccctttttctAGCCATTCCAGTCAACGCACAAACATCTgacagtggaagaattatttggAACCTCCTTGCCAAGGGAACAACCAACAGTTTCATATCCCAATCCAGACAGAATGGAGAAGTTGCAAGCTGACACTACAGGCAGAGAGCACAACTTATTCTTACCTTTTTCACTTGAGCAATCAGCAGTGACACACCAACCATTGCGGAAACCAGAGAGTACAAGTGTCAAAAACAATGGCAGTACTTTGAATCAGCAAGAGCGTGTAGCACCCATGCTGATTGCTCCAGCTTCAGTTTTGCAGCCTGACGTAAAGAATGTTTCAAACTATACAGTTCAGTTAAGCCCTATTCTTAATTCAGCCTCAACAACAGAAGCTCCTTCTGCTCAGATACTTCCCAACCTAAACTCAAACAGTAATATAATGCAAGTTATGCATCAAGCTGCTAAACAGATGTCCCCACTTATGAATCAGACACCATCTGATGTGAATCACACGCCACAAAACCTAATTGCTGGCCAAAACCAGTTCATAGCACCTTTGGCAGCAACTAATACAGGAAATGCTTCAAATACACACCTTCCAAATGTTGACCTTCTCCAGAAACTCAGGTTGACCCCACAGCAGGACCAAATACAACAGTCTCTTAGTAAAACTACCATGGCACCTAGCATTTCATCCACAGTTAGCCAGCTTGCAACACCAGAAAGCTTCAAAGAATCCCACACCAAACCAGCATCACTGAGTAGCAAAATAATCACACCACTTCAGGTATTCTATGGTTTTATATAtgtttgtatttcttttaaaatattgccaGGCAACAAATGCTTTGTCCTTTAAATTTGAACTTCCTTAGAAATTAGCTTTTAACTCTAAGGGTTTTATTGTAAGCATTAGATGATTTGTTACAATACTTCTAGATGAGAAATCTGCTCTCTTCTGCTTTCTCATTAAAATGTTGGTTAATAATTTGAAATTTTTCTAACTGACTTAGGTGGCAGCTTTCTCAGAGCCATGTCAGTGTAGCTCTCTGTCATGCCAACAGAATTTATAACTTTGACGTGGCATGGACTTCTGAGATAttctagttttgtttttaatcacataCCATTTGTAAAGTTTCCAACTGAATTTGAAAGTATTCCTTCTGCAGAATTCTCTTCTGTGTTGAGGGAAATTCTTAATTCTCCATCGCACTTCTCAGGATATGTGGATATATTAGTGGCTTGCTAAATGGCCAAGAAGTTACACTGGATTTCAACTATTTGTAGTTGAGAGTTGACAGGCAGAGCACGTTTGACAGTTAAATTCTGCCAATAGGCGCTATTCTCCCCCTATAATTTTCAGCTATCATAAATGATAGAGTTGTTTGTAGAAGAACAGTTAATCAGGCTGCTATCACCATGGACAAGTATGCTGCAAGTAGTCCACCAGTGTCTATAATTGCGAAAATGCTACTGAATGTTGATGGTGTGCATTCCTGATATGTGGAATAAAAGGTTTGTTGTCACAGATTTCCTTCCTAGATAGTTCTGTAGTAGTGCTGCAGAAGTCAATAACAAGTTCCAGTCAAGGGTTTATGAAGGTATAGAACTTAATATGATTGTCCTGtcttcagtttccccttttgtcaTTCCTTCGAAGTGCTTCACCATTCCTGTTTTGGACGTAATTCCTTGTTTGTGAATCTATGGTAATACCGCTGAGAGGCTATTGGTTGTCCAGTTGAACGGGCAATCATTTTTGATCTACATCTTATGTAGACGACCTTGAGGTCACTGATGTTTCCTTTTAGCCttattttcagaattttattGCTAAACTTTTTTTCTGAGACCCAATTAAGAGTAGTGAGCCTTTTCCGTGTATGGAGGCTGATACTCAGATATAAATGTAAGCACAAAAGGTTTTGAGAGACAGCTTGGATGTGCAATGCTGTTGTGTGTAgctgtggtttggtttggttttcttttaGTTTGGTGCAAACTCACCATTTTTTCCACTTGTGAGTGCTATTGCATGCTGTTAGCTACTTATATGGTCGTGTTAATTAAACTGAACAAGGTATAGTTGATCTTCCTTCTAAACAGATGGATTTTCTCTTGTACCTACTTATGGAGTCATCCAGAATTTTAGTCTTGTGTTTTTAGCATTTATGTAGATTAAGCAGATATATTTACAAAACATTTATGCTGTTCTCTTGGTTTTACTTTACTGATGCACTTCATCAAGATGTGACTGTAAACGGGGAATCATTATCACGCaaatgtgtttctagtggggtcctgtaggACCAAGAACTAATTGATgcgctttttaacatttttattcgtGAACTGGAAGAAAACCTAAAAtcttcactgataaagtttgtagatgacacaaaaattaggcAAGTGGTAAATGTGAGGAAGACAGATCACTAAAACAGAGATctgatttaaaatactttttctgaAATTCTAGCAAGCTCCAGTATTCTCAGATTTCAATTCTATATTGAGATTTTTACATCTGCTTTTAGCAAAACATAGAATAGAATTTTTTTGTGAACTTGATTATCTTGTCTACTAAAATTTATTGAGCACTTCATTTCATTGAGATTGGTTTGCCATCATTTTCCAGTGTACCTTAAAATCTGGGTTCTGAGATTtaagttcttttttctttttcttttcttttttttcctcttcttttacTTCTATAGTCCCTGTCCTTGGAATTCTTTAACTATGGTTGAAGGGTTGCTGATTCTGTAGTCTTCAAATGTAAACTTCAATCTTGTAATCTTTTCAACTTGCCTTTACATGTTTTCATCTATTATTTTGCTCCATTtatgaaatatataaatataaaaaactgCATAGAATTGGATATCATGTCTGTCTTATTGTAGACCTTGACTTGTAATATCCaagaaaatatataatttaattggAGGAAAAACAGAAGATAACACTACTAGAAATTCAGACGCTGACAATAACGTgtaccacacttttttttttttaaattgcagaccatacagcaaaacaaggaGCCAGATGTATTTTCACAACCCAAGGCTTTGCCAAAAGCCAGCCAAGTAAGCATATAAACTTTTCTCCAGCAAATTAAATATTTCTGATGTCAAAGTTTTCTATTTTACAGCAAATAATTTCATGTATCTTGAAGACTAAAGTACAAGACTGTAGTCATTAACATGCCCATTAGTCCTGTTTCCACCTCTGAAAGTTTGAAAAATGCTATTCTGGTTAGAAGAGAGACTATATACTAAAAATGGCCCCTCTTTAGTAGGGGATCTCTTCCCTGCATGTTAGCTGTGCAGTGATATGGGAAAGTGAACTAGTCTCTTCTGCTTTGTGAAATATGAATAGGAATAGCAGCAGACTGCAGCATCTTTTATTGCTGGTGTTGTTGCAGGAACTAGAAAGAATATATCTTGACTCTCCAATCCTAGGTGCTGTTTGAACCAGTAGcagtttttaaaagcattttcatTTGTAGATGGTGGTAACTGAGAAGCAGTAACTAGAGAACTCCATATTTCCATCATTATTTTTACTTAATGTTTATGTTGGGGTAATACCTAAGGGCCTCAATCTATTCTGGATGCTGGGCACTGTTCAAACATGGTAAATGATAGTCCCTACCCCCAAAAAGCGTACAGTCTGAAAGACAAGGCAGACATAATAGGTAGATGGGACAAATAGGTGTGAGGAAAAGGGAAGGACAGTGTCCCAAAAAATATTGTGCTCTAGCACAAACTAGTTGTGAGCACAGTTTTGTTGCCAGTTGGTAGCAGTAATCATTGTAATCACCACTTGCTGTTTTTATAGATTCAGTTTTCAGATTGTTAGAACCACAAAAGAATAACCTTTGAACATCCAGGTCAATATATTATCAAAAGGAACTTTTAGAATCTAGTCAGAAAATAATTAGCAGTAGCCTAAAAGCAAGAtcgtatcttttaaaatatacttgacctccaatgatttttatttaattatttatgtcTAAATAAAATGCACAGTGAAATGTAGTCCTTAGTGGTGGCCTGCAGCATCTAAACTGATTAGTGGCTTTacaaaaatcatgaatggtaagGCTTTTAAACACTATTACTAAATCATGCCATTCTAATTCCTCTTGCATTATATAAAAGCTGCTTTAGTTGCATGTTCATCTCTAAtcgggagggcaacaaaatgacttTGTTCACAGTTCAGTGCAGTCTGTAAATTGGCCAGTAGTCAATGATCAGTTAAGCAGTGTGcccacagtttttaaaaaaaaaaaaaaaaaaaagcatcactTTTGGACTCAAAAGACAATTTAGTGTGCTGGTGGTGTGCCACTGACTAAATGTGCAAGTTTAAATGTGCTGTGatgattttaaattaaatcttacTGTGGTATTTCCCTACTATGTtgaatttaatatatatattttgcaagGTTTAACCTTTTTGATGTGACTCTCTATGTAAACATTAAGGGTGAATAGTTTTGCCCTATTTCTTTTTATAATGGAAGATTTTGAATTTCCAAGGGAAGCTTTTTGTTTGTGTATAAAGCTTATTTGAGTTTCGCCATTTATTTCTGCTTTCCTTCTTTGGTAAAACTGCTGATGTTGCCAAAATGAATCCCAAACATTTTGGTCATCCAGAAAGCCTAAGCAAAAGAAGCAGGTAGATCAGTATATTCAATATAAAACTGAGGTGACAGGGAGTCTTCAGATTAATCACTGGAGAGAGTGAGCTTTCCCTACCCTCCTCACACAGATCTAGCCTTCTGACATTTTGGGGGCTCTTAAACTTGAGGAGAAGgtatgcagttatactgaccaaactcctggtgtagacagcactatgtcaacagGAAACGCTCTCCTGTAAgtataggtagcatcttcactaagtgctacagtggcgcagctgcagcgctgtaagtgtagacaaaccctcagttcTTGCTACTCTGATTTACTTTATACGGAGTTAAGAACACAAGAGGGTAGTGATTGCAGAGAAGAATTGTGCCTACAAAGAggataaatctgtatcttgttcAGCTCCTAAAAGTTTGATATTTGTAAAGCAAACAGATGTGACTCAACTAATTAAGTTCCAATGCATTTCCTTTTATGCATGTATAGCTTTAATGTTCTATACTGGTATTTTGTGTTTTATATGCTACAAAAGCCAGCTTGTTAGAAGTATACATTTTAAGGAACTCAGTATGATAATGATCATGCCTAGGGGCAGTGCCCTGAAGAGCTGCTAAATTCCCTAGGGTTCCTGAGGTTCCTAATGCTTCCCAGTAGTTGATGAATCTATTTTCTCCATCCTGTCATCTTTGAAATCATGTTGTATATGGTTCTATTTATGTTAGTTTGTCTttgcatgagattttttttcaggtgTACAACTACCGAAAGTgccaagtgtttaaaaaaaataatttatgatCAAAAGATCCGCAGCATAGACAGACACCAGCAGTGAGATTTCAAATGGAGCCATTTTAAATCCTCCCAGTTCTTAATCTaattaactgatttatttgaCCTTAACAAACATTTAATCTGCATCCTAAGAGTAAAGAGAAAACTTCGGACACTTTTCTCATCCCTCTCATAGGTTGAAATGGTAAAATGCAGCAGTCTTATCTATGAAGGCAGTAAAGGCTCTTCCATAATCTACAGATATAGGTATTAGTCTTTACAAATAGGTATTTGTCTGATCAGAGTTTGATATAAAAACAGTCTCTAAATTTCTATTTAGGTAACATATATCACAACAATGGTTAATTCATCCAGGTTCTTATAAAGGCACTTCTCTCCACAGTGTACATGGTGCttaattattttcctttcttttgcagGTCGCACCTCCACAGTTTGTTACAGCCACAACTACAGTGACTCCTTCAATCCTCTTGTCTCCTAGTGTTTTCCAGCAGTCAGCTACAAAATCCACTGAAATGGAGAGTAAAGCCAGTTCCTCTTCTCCTCTAACACTTGGAGCAACAGAAATTCAGACAATGCCTCCTACTGTTCTCAGTAGGTCTCAGCTCCAGGAAACCTTAATACATCTAATAAAGGTACTGTCAGTATCAGATTAAACCACTTTGGGTTTTTTCTGAATACAGAGGCAAGTAATGAGACTCCGTGCACTGGCAACTCCCATTGGATTCAATAGACGTTACAAGAGCTCAGCACTTTTGAGAGCCTGATGATTCCACACAGGTCCCATGTGTAGAGATGGTCCCTTGACTCAAGGTGTCTTCCTTCCCAGGATGGCACAATTTACTTCCTCTCTGGGATCCAGGTTTAGTGATGAGGTGGGGAACAGCTGAGGGTAAGCCACGAGGGACATGCATTGGACCTCTTCCTTCTCCATCCACATACATCTCTGTGAAACTCTGCAGAAAAGTTAATGCAGCTTCAGGATGTTTTAACATTCCTGtggagcccctcctgctgcttaGCTCCCTCTTAAAGGGCATTCCAGGGGTGGACTTCATGCCTGCAGTCTTTGGCAGCACAGCTCCAATGGATCTGCATGGTGCAGAAAGGAGCTCGGGGATTTGTGCAGAGGCCTCTCTATAGTATTGCAAATCTAGCCTCTTGCAAATCTCACAGGATGTGCAGAATTTGTGGGTAAAGAGAAAAGTTGCAGAGTCTCTATGCCATTCTGTAGGTTTTTATGCTGAAAGGGGTGATTTGATGCAGGATTTTGCCCGCAAGAAGTTTAAAAATATGTGTatgtaaaatcaaaatatatttcattaaTAGCTCAACCTGGAAGTAACTTGaccattacatttttatttaacaaagtatTCCAGTTACAGATGAGTTttttctttgttccttttttaGGGGCATGAACTCACCTTGAAATGGAAACTGCAAGCATTCTGATTAATGAATTAGAAAGTTTCAATGAGTGTGTTTTAATGCTTCAATTAATATTTCTGCTGAAATTCTGTTTTGTAACTTCTACTGCAATGTtcctcaggccaggtctacacttagAATGCTGTAGCAgcccagctgcactgatgcaattgcagcactgtagcacttcagtgaagacgctactgtgccaacaggagagcttctcctgtcggcatagttaatccatctccacaAGAAGTGGTAGCTGTGTCGACGGGAGAAGTCCTCTCGTCAACGTAGCACTGTCTATGCTGGGGGcaaggtcagtataactacattgctcagggatgtagATTTTTCCTGCCCCTTGGTGTtggagttataccaatataatgcAGACCTGGCCTC
Proteins encoded:
- the DCP1A gene encoding mRNA-decapping enzyme 1A isoform X2, translating into MESLSKAGQEMSLAALKRHDPYITSIADVTGQVALYSFSPKVNEWEKTDIEGTLFVYRRSASPYYGFTIVNRLNMHNLVEPVNKDLEFQLHEPFLLYRNASLSIYSIWFYDKNDCHRIAKLMAKVVQQEAQRSQQVSHDRKSPSRTNGCSENKPIDILEMLSKAKDEYERTQISDLSIISSSGMQQNENPTKTESMETSEQTSSTLQMQDQPFQSTHKHLTVEELFGTSLPREQPTVSYPNPDRMEKLQADTTGREHNLFLPFSLEQSAVTHQPLRKPESTSVKNNGSTLNQQERVAPMLIAPASVLQPDVKNVSNYTVQLSPILNSASTTEAPSAQILPNLNSNSNIMQVMHQAAKQMSPLMNQTPSDVNHTPQNLIAGQNQFIAPLAATNTGNASNTHLPNVDLLQKLRLTPQQDQIQQSLSKTTMAPSISSTVSQLATPESFKESHTKPASLSSKIITPLQTIQQNKEPDVFSQPKALPKASQVAPPQFVTATTTVTPSILLSPSVFQQSATKSTEMESKASSSSPLTLGATEIQTMPPTVLSRSQLQETLIHLIKGHELTLKWKLQAF
- the DCP1A gene encoding mRNA-decapping enzyme 1A isoform X1 → MESLSKAGQEMSLAALKRHDPYITSIADVTGQVALYSFSPKVNEWEKTDIEGTLFVYRRSASPYYGFTIVNRLNMHNLVEPVNKDLEFQLHEPFLLYRNASLSIYSIWFYDKNDCHRIAKLMAKVVQQEAQRSQQVSHDRKSPSRTNGCSENKPIDILEMLSKAKDEYERTQISDLSIISSSGMQQNENPTKTESMETSEQTSSTLQMQDQPFQSTHKHLTVEELFGTSLPREQPTVSYPNPDRMEKLQADTTGREHNLFLPFSLEQSAVTHQPLRKPESTSVKNNGSTLNQQERVAPMLIAPASVLQPDVKNVSNYTVQLSPILNSASTTEAPSAQILPNLNSNSNIMQVMHQAAKQMSPLMNQTPSDVNHTPQNLIAGQNQFIAPLAATNTGNASNTHLPNVDLLQKLRLTPQQDQIQQSLSKTTMAPSISSTVSQLATPESFKESHTKPASLSSKIITPLQTIQQNKEPDVFSQPKALPKASQVAPPQFVTATTTVTPSILLSPSVFQQSATKSTEMESKASSSSPLTLGATEIQTMPPTVLSRSQLQETLIHLIKNDSSFLSTVHEVYLQVLTKNTDIKL